In Nostoc sphaeroides, the genomic window GTAGCTTCTGAGTTTAAACAAGGTTCTAGTGAAGTTCGTAGCATTGTGAGAGATGCTGTTTCTGCTGTAATTGACAACTTCCAAGAAAAAGGTGGCGAACTCAAAGATGAAGTGACAGCTTCCATTGAAGGAGCGCTGGAAGGAATTAATAGCCAAAGACACCAAAACATTGTTAGAACTCAGACAGATATCAAGCGGCTACAGGCTCAACTTGATGGTGAAGAAGAACAACTCCAGCAAGAGGTTGATGTAATTTTGGCAGAAATTGAGGAGACGGGTAAGGAAAAACCTGCTAGTACCAAAACTGCCATTGATTCTGCTGTCAATGCTATTAAAGATAGTGATGAAGTCGGATTGTTAAAGAAACGTTACGCCCAACTGCAAGCACAGCTAGCCATTGTTCGAGCTAATATGGCTGCACGCTATGGCGGACGTAATATGGAAGTTCAAGATTATCTAGACGAGGCTAAACACTGGTATGATAAAGCTCGTCCTCAAGCCGAATCTATGGCTGTGCAGGTAGAAGAGAAGCGATCGCAGCTTGAAGATAAACTGGGTGAAGCTGGTACATCTTTAGCGAGAAAAGAGCGCCAAATCAAACAAACATTGAGAGAGTTACTCTTAACGGCGGCTGACTTATTCAAAGATAAGGAACCTGCTAATAAAGAGCGCGAGACTATTCATAAATAGACTGGACTGCTTTTTCACAAAAACTCTGATACATGTAGGGGCACGGCAATGCCGTGCCCCTACCAACGTATTTGTATAATTATTAAATACTCAGCTTTCTTAGGGTGCGTTAGGACGTGTTTTCAAACTACTCGTTTACCCTTTTAACTTCTTTCTTTCTTTGCGGACTTTGCGGACTTTGCGGTTCGTTTTTATTTCTTGTACTTAATAGCGTTTCCCGGCAAGCGTGACGTACACTCGTAGGGGCACGGCAATGCCGTGCCCCTACACCTTGCGATATAATTTTGTACCTCATTTGAATGGGAACCGCTATAAATATGGTTTAGCGCATCTTCATACAGAATTGGTATGAGGTACAACTTTGACCTCTCTTCTAAAAGGAGAGAGGCTTTGAATTTTTCTTCCTTCCCGCGACGAGTTGGGGGTTAGATCTTATAACTCAATACGGTTCAGTTAAGCGCTATTTCTACTAAATCGCCGTCTCTATAAGACGCGATAAATCGCCGTCTCTACAAGTGTTTTGGTCTTATCTGAACTGTATTGTCTTATAACTTCTAATTCTGGTAGAAACTAAAATGGTGCGTTACGACGCCTAAAGCCATAACGCACCCCACTCAAGATTCCCTAAAATTCATCTTGCGTATTAGTAAATATTGCCTTCTCTATTCAGTTGTTCATCATGCTTGGCAATAACCCAAATTGCATGAATACTACCGGGTAGCCAACCTAGAACTGTGAGCAAGATGTTAATAAACAGGGTTGGGCCAACTCCAACTGTCAGGAAAACGCCTAAAGGAGGCACTAACAAACCTAGAAGAAAACGAACTAATTTCATGATTTTACCGTATTTTTTGTGATTTTCTTTAACTACATTCTGCTCAAGATACCGAATTAGGAAATCCACCTTCGGATATTTATTTGGAGTAGAAACGTAGTAATAAAATTCGTATTTCTACTCCTTCTAATACCTATCTAGAAGGTAATTCACCTTGTGTTTTTACATCACCACTGCCGGTTAACAGGTTTCTTTCAACAAAGTAGTTGTTAATGAAGGTGTTAGCAAAAGTTAGGATCACTGGCCCAAGAAGGAAACCAATAATTCCGCGAACTGCGAACCCAGGAACTAGCACTGCTGCTAACCAGAAACACAAACCGTTGACGACGAGCGAAAATGCTCCAAATGATAGAAAGTTAAGTGGTAGAGAAAGAGCAGACAAGACTGGTTTAACTGAACCGTTAATTAAACCAATTACTAAAGCAGCAATCATAGCTGCGGGAAAGTTAGCAATATTAACGCCTGGAACAACTAAATCGACAATCAACAGGCTCAAAGCTGTAGCTAGGGCGGTTAATAATGGTGTTAACATTTTTCTTACCTAATCACTAGAGATTTTTTGTAACTTCTTATTTCATCTTCAACTATGTGCAGGGTTTTAACCTCTCTTGCAAGATAGAATTTGGTTCTATCGTTAGGCCGATCATAAAAATATAGCGATTCCAATACTGCGTAGGTTTTACTTCAAAAAGCACTCCGAGTAGGTTGGGTTGAGGAACGAAACCCAACATTTTCACGCTTTGTCGGGTTTCACTACCTTGAACCCAACCTACAAATCTTCTTAACCGATTAATATTGCGATCGCTTAGATTTTCCCGACTCAGGCTTATAATAAAGGGCTGATTTATACAAGACTTGTTCTTGATGGGTTTCTAAAGTGCAATCAGATAAGGGGTAAGTTACACAAGTCACAACATAACCAGCCTGTATTTCACTTGGGCGTAGAAATTTTTGCTCGCTTTGATCGACTTCACCACTAATAAGTTTAGCAATACACGCAGAACATTCGCCTTGTTTGCACCCAGATGGTAGGCGGATACCAGCTTCTTCCGCCATATCCAGAATATATTGATCGTCTGGTACTGGAATAGTCCGATCTAATCCAAGTGTAGGATTGATGAATTGAACTTGATAAACTGCCATCTGCTGTTTGTAATTATTGTTTAACTGCTTTCATCGACAAACTAATCCGCTTGAGTTTCTCGTTGATTTCTAGCACCTGCACTTTGACTACTTGTCCGACTTTGACAACTTTGTTGGGATCGTCTACAAATCTATCAGCAAGTTGGGATATATGCACCAAGCCATCTTGATGTACGCCGATATCAACGAAAGCGCCGAAGTTGGCGACATTTGTAATCATTCCTTCCAGTTCCATTCCCACCTTTAAGTCCCTGATTTCCTTAATTCCTTCTTTGAAGGTGGCATACTTAAATTCTGCACGGGGATCTCTACCTGGTTTTTCTAGTTCGCTGAGGATGTCGCGCAGTGTGGGTTCACCGACGCTATGGGTAACATATTTTTTCAGGTTGGTCTTTTTAAGTTTTTCGGCAA contains:
- a CDS encoding histidine kinase, whose product is MPNNIKQQIQADLQQAKETGQLRTERIREIVKSAVSQVASEFKQGSSEVRSIVRDAVSAVIDNFQEKGGELKDEVTASIEGALEGINSQRHQNIVRTQTDIKRLQAQLDGEEEQLQQEVDVILAEIEETGKEKPASTKTAIDSAVNAIKDSDEVGLLKKRYAQLQAQLAIVRANMAARYGGRNMEVQDYLDEAKHWYDKARPQAESMAVQVEEKRSQLEDKLGEAGTSLARKERQIKQTLRELLLTAADLFKDKEPANKERETIHK
- a CDS encoding YqaE/Pmp3 family membrane protein translates to MKLVRFLLGLLVPPLGVFLTVGVGPTLFINILLTVLGWLPGSIHAIWVIAKHDEQLNREGNIY
- a CDS encoding phage holin family protein, encoding MLTPLLTALATALSLLIVDLVVPGVNIANFPAAMIAALVIGLINGSVKPVLSALSLPLNFLSFGAFSLVVNGLCFWLAAVLVPGFAVRGIIGFLLGPVILTFANTFINNYFVERNLLTGSGDVKTQGELPSR
- a CDS encoding 2Fe-2S iron-sulfur cluster-binding protein, translated to MAVYQVQFINPTLGLDRTIPVPDDQYILDMAEEAGIRLPSGCKQGECSACIAKLISGEVDQSEQKFLRPSEIQAGYVVTCVTYPLSDCTLETHQEQVLYKSALYYKPESGKSKRSQY